The genomic DNA TCATGCCGAGCTCGCGAGCCAGGAAGGCGCCGAGCATCGGGCCGCCGCCGCCGAAGGGCATCAGCGTGAATTCGCGCAGGTCGACGCCGGCGCGCGAGGCGAGCTTCTCGACCTCGACGAACATCTCCGACACCGCGATGTCGAGGATCGCCTGCGCAGTCTGCTCGACCGGGCGGCCGAGCCGGGCAGCAAGGTCGCCGACCGCGCGATGCGCCAGTTGGGTATCGATCCTGAGCTGGCCATAGGCCATCGCGCTGTGGCCGAGCCATCCGCAGACCACCATGGCGTCCGTCACCGTCGCCCGCTCGCCACCACGGCCATAGCATGCAGGTCCCGGCGTCGAGCCCGCCGATTCCGGTCCGACGCGCAACACGCCTTGCGCGTCGACACTAGCGATCGAGCCGCCGCCGACGCCGATCGAGCTCACCGACACGGACGGGATATGGAGCGGGAATTCGCCGATCAGTTCGCCGGTTCCGAACTGCGCCTCGCCGCCGATGATGAGCGCGAAGTCGGCCGACGTGCCCCCGATGTCGAGCGTAAGAACCTTGTCTTCTCCGGCTTGACGCGCCAGCCACGCCGCGCCGATGACACCGGAGGCCGTCCCCGACAGCAGCATGTTCACGCATGCGCGCTTGCCTTCGGCAGCGTTCATCAGCCCGCCGTTCGACTTCGTCAGCATGGGGCGTGCAGGCACGCCGCGGCCCTTCAGCCGCTCTTCCAGCGCAGTCAGATAGCCTGAGACGCGCGGATGGACATAGCCATTGAGGATGGCGGTCGAGCTGCGCTCGTATTCGCGGATGACCGGCCAGACCTCGGCCGAGGTGAAGACGAAGAGGTCGGGCGCAAGACGCGCAATCGCCGCCTTCACGGAAGCTTCCTGCGCGGCGTTGCGCCAGGCGTGGAGGAAGGAGACGATGATCCCTTGCGCCCCGTTCGCTTTCGCCGCGGCGACCGCGCTTTTCACCGCCGCCGTGTCCGGTGCCCGGGATTCGCTGCCGTCGGCACGCATGCGAGCCGGAATGCCGAAGACCATGTCGCGCGAGATCAGCGGGTCCGGCCGCGAGCAGAACAGCGAATACATGTCCGGCATGCGAAGCCGCGCGAGTTCGATCACGTCCTCGAAGCCGGCATTGGTGAACAGCGCCAGCGGCGCGCCCTTGCGCTGGATGATCGTGTTGATGCCGACGGTCGTGCCGTGCACGAAGCGCGTCATATGGGTCGGATCGAAGCCTTCGCGTTCGGCCAGCAGGGTGAGACCCGTCATCAGCTCGGCGCCCGGATCTTCCGGCGTCGTCAGCACTTTCAGCGAGGCGACGCGTCCGGAATTGGCTTCGAGCGCGCAGAAATCGATGAATGTCCCGCCGATATCGACGCCGACCTTCCAGTCGGCCTTGCTCCGCGCTTCATCCGCCGCAATGGCACCATCCATGATGCGTCCCTTCCTGTCTGCCGACCAAAGCTGGCACGAGCGGATGGTCAGGGTCCAAGATGGATGACGGGCAAGGATATAAGTCTTGCTTATACTTTCGCGCGATGGTCACCCAGGACGGCGGCACACGCCTCGCGGATTTCGTCGCGCATCATCTCGTCGGCCCGCGAAAGGGCTCGTGCGCGCGACGTAAGCAGCGCGATCGGAAATTCCGGCCCGGCCGCCAGCGGCCTGACGGCAAGCCCGGCAAACTGCTGCCACGGCAGCAGCGCGTCGACCAGGCCGATACCCAGACCGGCCTGGACGAAGCCGACCGCGGAGATGGATGCGTCGATCTCAAGCGACGGCGAAAGCGCCACGCCCTGCGCGCGAGCCGCGTGGGCCAACTCGTCGGCGGGACGGGTGTTTCCGCGATAGGATATCAACTCCTCGCCGGCGAGATCGGCGAGCGTCAGCTCGGTTTTCCTGACCAACGCATGCCCGGCGGGCAGCAGGCACGCGAAACCTATATTCCCGATCACCTCGGCCTCGATGTCGGGAGGCAGGCGATCGTCCATGGCCACGCCGAGGCTGGCATCGCCGGCGCGCAGCATGTCGACGATTGCGGCGATCGGCGCGCTATGGGAACGCAGCAATATGTAGGGATGCTGCGCCCGGAACCTGGTGAAGGCGCACGGCAATATCGACATGGCCGGCG from Mesorhizobium sp. M1E.F.Ca.ET.045.02.1.1 includes the following:
- a CDS encoding hydantoinase/oxoprolinase family protein, giving the protein MDGAIAADEARSKADWKVGVDIGGTFIDFCALEANSGRVASLKVLTTPEDPGAELMTGLTLLAEREGFDPTHMTRFVHGTTVGINTIIQRKGAPLALFTNAGFEDVIELARLRMPDMYSLFCSRPDPLISRDMVFGIPARMRADGSESRAPDTAAVKSAVAAAKANGAQGIIVSFLHAWRNAAQEASVKAAIARLAPDLFVFTSAEVWPVIREYERSSTAILNGYVHPRVSGYLTALEERLKGRGVPARPMLTKSNGGLMNAAEGKRACVNMLLSGTASGVIGAAWLARQAGEDKVLTLDIGGTSADFALIIGGEAQFGTGELIGEFPLHIPSVSVSSIGVGGGSIASVDAQGVLRVGPESAGSTPGPACYGRGGERATVTDAMVVCGWLGHSAMAYGQLRIDTQLAHRAVGDLAARLGRPVEQTAQAILDIAVSEMFVEVEKLASRAGVDLREFTLMPFGGGGPMLGAFLARELGMKRVMAPRRPGVVSALGGLVADLRGDFIRTIFSPLSGASLPEIREAFEALAREGRDWLAAQGHDAAAELNFSCDMRYVGQSYEIEVVLSPQWLADGDAAAIEQAFHRTHEQLYDFHDPEGEIELVNVRLSAIGAGPALFFPETDEIDAPASPARRLPVYTGQSIETVDLHDLQTLVPGSTFRGPAVVVQEDTTFAIPAGAQARVDRHLNLLLTFAE
- a CDS encoding LysR family transcriptional regulator — its product is MRARQLEVFIAVMRAGTVTAAARMLNISQPALSQILLHTEDELGFTLFERVKGRLRPTPEALEIFPDAERLSAGLDGLRRKTTDLRLGRAGLVRVAASPPPAMSILPCAFTRFRAQHPYILLRSHSAPIAAIVDMLRAGDASLGVAMDDRLPPDIEAEVIGNIGFACLLPAGHALVRKTELTLADLAGEELISYRGNTRPADELAHAARAQGVALSPSLEIDASISAVGFVQAGLGIGLVDALLPWQQFAGLAVRPLAAGPEFPIALLTSRARALSRADEMMRDEIREACAAVLGDHRAKV